Proteins found in one Massilia sp. H6 genomic segment:
- the glnE gene encoding bifunctional [glutamate--ammonia ligase]-adenylyl-L-tyrosine phosphorylase/[glutamate--ammonia-ligase] adenylyltransferase codes for MLPTSPAAGTPAPQSPDDSPEPASSRSRFLQRWLGADPARPAQLASFAGSSLAEADLQAALARELGTGLPLPRAMRRLRNLLICAIIRRDLQGQADLDEVVTAMTRFADFAIRTHVAALADELAAIHGMPIGEESGRPQHLIVLSMGKGGGGELNVSSDIDLIFVYPEDGDTAAGPGQRQLSNHEFFVRLGRKLIAALSEVIEDGFTFRVDMALRPNGNSGPLAASLNMVEEYLIVQGREWERYAWVKARAVTGERDDIAALDAIARPFVFRRYLDFGVIDAIRNMHAQIRAEVKRQERLHPERSHNVKLGRGGIREIEFLAQVFQLIRGGRDPALRERSTRATLRLLAERELLPIEAVERLLQAYDFLRNLEHRLQYLDDAQTHTLPASDDDRAIVARMMGLPDVPSLLDRLDAQRSYVAAQFDAIFADKLENADPVLPSLADDPENRDAIAARLLELGYDDPGAAAARLVATLRGPRLAALPDASRARLLALADAALGQIATVVHDAGIGSHAATLGRLLDFFEAIARRSAYLSLLTEYPHTLERVIRMINASGWAATFLTGHPILLDELLDDRNEGAGDPGQLAQLATGLDAQLLEAAGDTERQLDILREAHHAQLFRLLALDLAGELSVERLADHLSALADAIVGATVRHAWRTVASRHREEPRFAVIAYGKLGGKELGYVSDLDVIFLFDDDDDMAPSNYARLAQRFITWNTAHTAAGILFDIDTALRPDGASGMLVSSLAAFERYQTGSAWIWEHQALTRARFCAGDTAIGARFEAIREAVLRKDRSGDEARLKDEVRAMRKRMHDASVNRDALFDLKGDPGGMIDIEFIVQYLVLRHAATYAQLTINTGNIALLRLCGELGLIDPDLGRAVADAYRAMRRLQHQVRLQGKERARVERSLLGSHPDNVLRLWNACLGDQPDAASGAPFTTPAPD; via the coding sequence ATGCTCCCAACTTCGCCAGCAGCCGGTACGCCGGCGCCCCAGTCGCCGGACGATTCGCCCGAACCGGCGTCATCCCGCTCCCGCTTCTTGCAGCGCTGGCTCGGCGCCGATCCGGCCCGCCCTGCCCAGCTCGCCAGCTTCGCCGGATCATCGCTGGCCGAGGCAGACCTTCAAGCGGCCCTGGCACGCGAGCTCGGCACCGGGCTGCCGCTGCCGCGCGCGATGCGGCGCCTGCGCAATCTCTTGATCTGCGCGATCATCCGACGCGACCTCCAAGGCCAGGCCGACCTGGACGAGGTGGTGACGGCCATGACCCGCTTTGCCGACTTCGCCATTCGCACCCACGTGGCGGCCCTGGCCGACGAACTCGCCGCCATCCATGGCATGCCAATCGGAGAAGAATCCGGCCGCCCCCAGCACCTGATCGTGCTTTCCATGGGCAAGGGCGGGGGTGGCGAACTGAATGTTTCGTCCGACATCGACCTGATTTTCGTCTACCCGGAAGACGGCGATACCGCGGCCGGCCCGGGCCAGCGCCAGCTGTCCAATCACGAATTCTTCGTGCGCCTCGGGCGCAAACTGATCGCCGCGCTGTCGGAAGTCATCGAAGATGGGTTTACTTTCCGCGTCGACATGGCGCTGCGCCCCAATGGAAATTCGGGGCCGCTCGCGGCCAGCCTCAACATGGTCGAGGAATACCTGATTGTTCAGGGCCGCGAATGGGAGCGCTACGCCTGGGTCAAGGCGCGCGCGGTCACCGGCGAGCGTGACGACATCGCCGCGCTCGACGCGATCGCCCGCCCTTTCGTGTTCCGGCGCTATCTCGATTTCGGGGTGATCGACGCGATCCGCAACATGCACGCCCAGATCCGCGCCGAGGTCAAGCGCCAGGAACGCCTGCATCCCGAACGCAGCCACAACGTCAAGCTCGGGCGCGGCGGCATCCGCGAGATCGAATTCCTGGCCCAGGTCTTCCAGCTGATCCGCGGCGGGCGCGACCCGGCGCTGCGCGAGCGCTCTACCCGCGCCACGCTGCGCCTGCTGGCCGAGCGCGAACTGCTGCCGATCGAGGCCGTCGAGCGCCTGCTCCAGGCCTATGATTTCTTGCGCAACCTGGAACACCGCCTGCAATACCTGGACGACGCCCAGACCCATACCCTGCCCGCCAGCGACGACGACCGCGCCATCGTCGCCCGCATGATGGGCCTGCCCGACGTCCCAAGCCTGCTCGATCGTCTCGACGCGCAGCGCAGCTATGTCGCCGCCCAGTTCGACGCGATCTTCGCCGACAAGCTCGAGAACGCAGACCCAGTGCTGCCCTCGCTGGCCGACGATCCAGAGAACCGCGACGCCATCGCTGCCCGCCTGCTCGAGCTCGGCTACGACGACCCCGGCGCGGCCGCCGCCCGGCTGGTCGCCACGCTGCGGGGGCCGCGCCTGGCGGCCCTGCCCGACGCCAGCCGCGCCCGCCTGCTGGCGCTGGCCGACGCCGCGCTTGGCCAGATTGCCACCGTGGTGCACGATGCCGGCATTGGCAGCCATGCCGCGACGCTCGGACGCCTGCTCGACTTCTTCGAGGCCATCGCGCGCCGCTCGGCCTACCTGTCGCTGCTGACCGAATATCCGCACACCCTCGAACGGGTGATCCGGATGATCAATGCCAGCGGCTGGGCCGCGACTTTCCTGACCGGGCACCCGATCCTGCTCGACGAACTGCTCGACGACCGCAACGAGGGCGCGGGTGATCCTGGCCAGCTCGCCCAGCTGGCCACTGGCCTCGACGCCCAGCTGCTCGAAGCGGCCGGCGATACCGAACGCCAGCTCGACATCCTGCGCGAAGCCCACCATGCGCAGCTGTTCCGGCTGCTGGCGCTGGACCTGGCCGGCGAGCTGTCGGTCGAGCGCCTGGCCGACCATTTGTCGGCGCTGGCCGATGCCATCGTCGGCGCCACGGTGCGCCACGCCTGGCGCACCGTGGCCAGCCGCCACCGCGAAGAACCGCGCTTTGCCGTCATCGCCTACGGCAAGCTCGGCGGCAAGGAACTCGGCTATGTCTCCGACCTCGACGTGATCTTCCTGTTCGACGACGACGACGACATGGCGCCGTCCAACTACGCCCGGCTGGCGCAGCGCTTCATTACCTGGAACACGGCGCACACGGCGGCCGGCATCCTGTTCGATATCGACACCGCGCTGCGACCGGACGGCGCCAGCGGCATGCTGGTGTCCTCGCTGGCCGCCTTCGAGCGCTACCAGACCGGCTCGGCCTGGATCTGGGAACACCAGGCCCTGACGCGGGCGCGCTTTTGCGCTGGCGACACCGCCATCGGCGCACGTTTCGAGGCCATCCGCGAAGCCGTGCTGCGCAAGGACCGCAGTGGCGACGAAGCCAGGCTCAAGGACGAAGTGCGCGCCATGCGCAAGCGCATGCACGACGCCAGCGTCAACCGCGACGCGCTGTTCGACCTGAAAGGCGACCCGGGCGGCATGATCGACATCGAATTCATCGTCCAGTACCTGGTACTGCGCCATGCGGCCACCTACGCGCAATTGACCATCAACACCGGCAACATCGCCCTGCTGCGACTGTGCGGCGAACTGGGCCTGATCGATCCAGACCTGGGGCGCGCCGTGGCCGACGCCTACCGCGCCATGCGCCGGCTGCAGCACCAGGTGCGCCTGCAGGGCAAGGAGCGGGCCCGGGTCGAGCGCAGCCTGCTGGGCAGCCATCCGGACAACGTGCTGCGCCTCTGGAATGCCTGCCTCGGCGACCAGCCCGATGCCGCGTCTGGCGCGCCCTTCACGACACCTGCCCCCGACTGA
- a CDS encoding YhdP family protein, which translates to MDNPEPQAVQGQDGQALPLGARWRRLGAAYRYANRASHHVLGFTVKLVLFIYFALAVLFLVLRYAVLPNIDLYKGDIEAAAGRALGSRVTIAQLSASWQGIHPALHLADVRLIDPHGRQVLALPDVAATLSWWSLAAFEPRLHTLEVSRPQLDVRRGADGVLTVAGVRLDPSRRDDGSGADWLLRQREIVIREGRVDWTDELRGRPTLALDGVTMALLNRFGGGHRFALRATPPRALGGQLDVRARFRHRFGERPSDVARWKGELYADLRDADLAAWKHHVEMPFELASGRGSVRAWLNFDHARVAGFTADLALADVNARLGTALAPLELAQVRGRLAAREDMLPGTDLGKPTFGAHGHTVSLTDFSVTTRDGRLLPPATLEQSWRPARPGRAEQGELKARRLDIGALSALAGYLPLPPQQRQMLADYAPRGRVLDLAAEWEGRYPALRSFRVRGEVAGLALDARPARAAQPARAGQPALPARPATPGFQNLSGSIDATERGGSVKVDAQAAVLLLPAWFAEPMLPLDRLALKARWTHDAGRQLLVEVDNLQFAQGALSGQLAGRHVLPLASGIGAGSGPGVADFTGRIDGLALGEIWRFLPLATPGGLRDWLSGALQGGMLRDATLRLRGDLAHFPFRASIASERARGEFRVAGRLDDARLDYVPGQRRFDGSPLWPLAENIDGRIEFDRARMEIRGDRLRSMGVTLSKVKAVIPDLGAGERKMLEIDGMAAGTLQEFLNYVAASPVPEWIGHFTDDTRASGNARLSLKLRMPLAHLADTKVTGSLQLLGNEISLFPELPPLQAALGRIDFWEHGVNLNGVSASFLGGPLALSGGTQKDGSIAIRLGGTLSADGMRRAAPAPALQRLGARLSGSTPYAGAVTVRDGRRSVTLESSLAGLGLELPAPLNKPQATTLPLRFTLVGEPTVDGLARDEIRIALGQEVAARYLREKQGRGPWLVRRGGIGVKVPAPLPDSGTAIHVDMRALNVDAWIAAGKEIAGAGGAPGSAAAPTGAGAEAAQYVLPDLIAGRVAELTVGERRLADVVLGATRLKDTWQASLNSRQVSGYVTWAASGSGQGLGKVTARLASLVIPESSEDDVKHLLESSQGATATIPSLDIVAEHFQVFDKRLGRLELQASNVQALAGREWRISRLNLHNPEGQLTANGRWLTKDGKSNTSLNFKLDIDDAGKLLDRLGFPETLRRGTGKMSGDISWSGLPYALDIPSLSGQIEMNVESGQFLKQDPGAAKLLGVLSLQALPRLLKLDFHDVFSQGLAFDGISANALIQRGVLRTDNLKMHGVAATILMDGSADIANETTNLRVVVIPEFNLGTGPLVYGLAVNPVIGLGSFLAQLFLRAPVMKALTYQMNISGPWKSPTVVKLDHPQPAPAAARVNARKE; encoded by the coding sequence ATGGACAATCCGGAACCGCAGGCGGTGCAAGGCCAGGACGGGCAGGCCCTGCCGCTCGGCGCGCGCTGGCGGCGCCTGGGCGCGGCCTATCGCTATGCGAACCGGGCGTCGCACCATGTCCTGGGTTTCACGGTCAAGCTGGTGCTGTTCATCTATTTTGCGTTGGCCGTGCTGTTCTTGGTGTTGCGCTACGCCGTCCTCCCCAACATCGATCTATATAAAGGCGACATCGAGGCCGCCGCCGGGCGCGCGCTCGGCAGCCGGGTCACGATCGCGCAATTGTCTGCATCCTGGCAGGGCATCCATCCGGCGCTGCACCTGGCGGACGTGCGCCTGATCGATCCGCACGGGCGCCAGGTGCTGGCGCTGCCCGACGTAGCCGCCACCCTGTCGTGGTGGAGCCTGGCCGCCTTCGAGCCACGCCTGCACACGCTCGAGGTAAGCCGTCCGCAGCTGGACGTGCGGCGCGGAGCGGACGGCGTGCTGACGGTGGCCGGCGTGCGGCTCGACCCGTCCCGGCGCGACGATGGCAGCGGCGCCGACTGGCTGCTGCGCCAGCGCGAAATCGTGATCCGGGAAGGCCGGGTCGACTGGACCGACGAATTGCGCGGCCGGCCGACCCTGGCGCTGGACGGGGTCACGATGGCGCTGCTGAACCGGTTTGGCGGTGGCCACCGGTTCGCGCTGCGCGCCACCCCGCCGCGCGCGCTGGGCGGCCAGCTTGACGTGCGCGCACGTTTTCGGCACCGGTTCGGCGAGCGCCCGTCGGATGTCGCGCGCTGGAAAGGCGAACTGTATGCCGACCTGCGCGACGCCGACCTGGCGGCCTGGAAACACCATGTAGAGATGCCTTTCGAGCTGGCCAGCGGCCGCGGCTCGGTGCGCGCCTGGCTCAATTTCGACCACGCCCGGGTGGCAGGGTTCACGGCCGACCTGGCGCTGGCCGACGTCAATGCCAGGCTCGGGACAGCGCTGGCGCCGCTCGAGCTGGCGCAGGTGCGCGGACGCCTCGCCGCGCGCGAAGACATGCTGCCTGGTACCGACCTGGGCAAACCCACATTTGGCGCACACGGCCATACCGTAAGCCTGACCGATTTTTCGGTGACGACCCGCGATGGGCGCCTGCTGCCGCCAGCGACGCTCGAACAGAGCTGGCGCCCGGCGCGGCCGGGCCGGGCCGAGCAGGGCGAACTGAAAGCCCGCCGTCTCGACATCGGCGCGCTGTCGGCGCTGGCGGGCTACCTGCCGCTGCCGCCGCAGCAGCGCCAGATGCTGGCCGATTACGCGCCGCGCGGGCGCGTGCTCGACCTGGCGGCCGAATGGGAAGGGCGCTATCCGGCGCTGCGTTCGTTCCGGGTGCGCGGCGAGGTGGCGGGGCTGGCGCTCGATGCGCGCCCGGCGCGGGCCGCCCAGCCAGCGCGCGCGGGCCAGCCGGCGCTGCCCGCCCGTCCGGCCACCCCCGGCTTCCAGAACCTGAGCGGCAGCATCGACGCCACCGAACGTGGCGGCAGCGTGAAGGTCGATGCGCAGGCAGCGGTGCTGCTGCTGCCGGCCTGGTTCGCCGAGCCGATGCTGCCGCTCGACCGGCTGGCGCTCAAGGCGCGCTGGACCCACGACGCGGGACGCCAGTTGCTGGTCGAGGTGGACAACCTGCAGTTTGCTCAGGGCGCCCTGAGCGGCCAGCTGGCGGGACGCCACGTGCTGCCGCTGGCCTCAGGGATCGGGGCCGGTTCCGGTCCCGGCGTGGCCGATTTTACCGGCAGGATCGACGGCCTTGCCCTTGGCGAGATTTGGCGCTTCCTGCCGCTGGCCACGCCCGGGGGCCTGCGCGACTGGCTGAGCGGGGCGCTGCAGGGCGGCATGCTGCGCGATGCTACGCTGCGCCTGCGCGGCGACCTGGCGCATTTCCCGTTCCGGGCCAGCATTGCATCGGAACGCGCGCGCGGCGAATTCCGCGTCGCCGGGCGCCTCGACGACGCGCGGCTCGACTATGTGCCGGGACAGCGCCGGTTCGACGGCAGCCCGTTGTGGCCACTTGCCGAAAACATCGATGGCCGCATCGAGTTCGACCGCGCGCGCATGGAGATTCGCGGCGACCGACTGCGCAGCATGGGTGTGACGCTGTCGAAGGTAAAGGCCGTCATCCCCGACCTTGGCGCGGGCGAACGCAAGATGCTGGAGATCGATGGCATGGCCGCCGGGACGCTGCAGGAATTCCTGAACTACGTGGCGGCCAGTCCGGTACCGGAATGGATCGGCCACTTCACCGATGACACCCGCGCCAGCGGCAACGCGCGCCTGAGCCTGAAGCTGCGCATGCCGCTCGCCCACCTTGCCGATACCAAGGTGACCGGCAGCCTGCAATTGCTGGGCAATGAGATCAGCCTGTTCCCGGAACTGCCGCCGCTGCAGGCGGCACTGGGGCGCATCGATTTCTGGGAGCATGGCGTCAACCTCAATGGCGTGAGCGCCAGTTTCCTGGGCGGGCCGCTGGCGCTGTCCGGCGGCACGCAAAAAGACGGCAGCATTGCGATCCGCCTCGGAGGCACCCTGTCGGCCGACGGCATGCGCCGCGCGGCGCCGGCACCGGCGCTGCAGCGCCTGGGGGCGCGCCTGTCGGGCAGCACGCCGTATGCCGGTGCGGTGACGGTGCGCGATGGCCGGCGCAGCGTCACGCTCGAATCGAGCCTGGCGGGCCTTGGCCTGGAATTGCCGGCCCCCCTTAACAAACCACAGGCCACTACCCTGCCGCTGCGCTTCACCCTGGTGGGTGAACCGACCGTGGACGGACTGGCACGCGACGAGATCCGGATCGCGCTGGGCCAGGAGGTGGCGGCGCGCTACCTGCGCGAGAAGCAGGGGCGCGGTCCGTGGCTGGTACGGCGCGGCGGCATCGGCGTCAAGGTGCCGGCCCCGCTGCCCGACAGCGGCACCGCGATCCATGTGGACATGCGCGCCCTGAACGTGGACGCATGGATCGCGGCCGGCAAGGAGATCGCCGGAGCCGGGGGCGCGCCTGGTAGCGCCGCGGCCCCGACGGGTGCCGGCGCCGAGGCTGCGCAATACGTACTGCCCGACCTGATCGCCGGCCGCGTTGCCGAACTGACGGTTGGCGAGCGGCGCCTGGCCGACGTGGTGCTGGGCGCGACGCGTCTGAAAGACACCTGGCAGGCCAGCCTGAACTCGCGCCAGGTCAGTGGCTACGTGACCTGGGCCGCATCCGGCAGCGGCCAGGGCCTGGGCAAGGTGACCGCGCGGCTGGCTTCGCTGGTGATTCCCGAGTCCAGCGAAGACGACGTGAAACACCTGCTCGAATCGAGCCAGGGCGCGACCGCCACCATCCCTTCGCTCGACATCGTGGCCGAGCATTTCCAGGTGTTCGACAAGCGCCTCGGCCGCCTTGAACTACAGGCCAGCAACGTGCAGGCGCTGGCCGGGCGCGAGTGGCGCATCAGCCGCCTTAATTTGCACAATCCCGAGGGCCAGCTCACGGCCAACGGGCGCTGGCTGACCAAGGACGGCAAGAGCAACACCAGCCTGAACTTCAAGCTCGACATCGACGACGCCGGCAAGCTGCTCGACCGCCTCGGCTTTCCCGAGACGCTACGCCGCGGCACGGGCAAGATGTCCGGTGATATCTCGTGGAGCGGGCTGCCGTATGCGCTGGACATCCCGAGTCTGTCGGGGCAGATCGAGATGAATGTCGAATCGGGCCAATTCCTGAAACAGGACCCGGGCGCGGCCAAGCTGCTGGGCGTACTGAGCCTGCAGGCGCTGCCACGCCTGCTCAAGCTCGACTTCCATGACGTGTTCTCGCAAGGCCTGGCCTTCGACGGCATCAGCGCCAATGCGCTGATCCAGCGCGGCGTGCTGCGTACCGATAATCTGAAGATGCACGGTGTGGCGGCGACCATCCTGATGGACGGTAGCGCCGACATCGCGAACGAAACCACCAATTTGCGCGTGGTCGTGATCCCCGAGTTCAACCTCGGCACCGGGCCGCTGGTGTACGGACTGGCGGTTAACCCGGTCATTGGCCTGGGCAGCTTCCTGGCGCAGCTGTTCCTGCGCGCGCCGGTAATGAAGGCGCTGACCTACCAGATGAATATTTCGGGACCATGGAAATCCCCGACCGTGGTCAAGCTCGATCACCCGCAGCCGGCGCCCGCCGCCGCGCGCGTCAACGCACGAAAGGAATGA
- a CDS encoding carbon-nitrogen hydrolase family protein, whose amino-acid sequence MVTVAAVQMVSTPNVNENLATARRLVAQAVDQGASFVVLPEYWPIMGMSDSDKVAHAEQHGRGPIQDCMAGLARDHGIWLVGGTLPLVSPDAGKVLNTTLVYNPQGETASRYDKIHLFGFNKGSESYDEARTIVPGESVGSFDAPFGRVGLSVCYDLRFPELYRAMGECALIVVPAAFTHTTGLAHWEVLLRARAIENQCYVLASAQGGTHTNGRRTFGHSMLVDPWGEVKAVLREGEGVVKGELDATFLASVRESLPALKHRKL is encoded by the coding sequence ATGGTCACCGTTGCCGCGGTACAGATGGTATCGACCCCCAATGTGAACGAGAACCTGGCCACCGCGCGCCGGCTGGTGGCGCAGGCCGTGGACCAGGGCGCGTCATTCGTGGTGCTGCCGGAATACTGGCCGATCATGGGCATGAGCGACAGCGACAAGGTGGCCCACGCCGAGCAGCATGGCAGGGGGCCGATCCAGGACTGCATGGCCGGCCTGGCGCGCGACCATGGTATCTGGCTGGTCGGCGGCACGCTGCCGTTGGTGTCGCCCGATGCCGGTAAAGTGCTCAACACCACGCTTGTTTACAACCCGCAGGGCGAGACCGCCAGCCGCTACGACAAGATCCACCTGTTCGGCTTCAACAAGGGCAGCGAATCCTACGACGAGGCGCGCACCATCGTGCCGGGCGAGTCAGTGGGCAGCTTCGACGCCCCATTCGGCCGTGTCGGCCTGTCGGTCTGCTACGACCTGCGCTTTCCCGAGCTGTACCGCGCCATGGGCGAATGCGCCCTGATCGTGGTGCCGGCCGCATTCACCCACACCACCGGCCTGGCGCACTGGGAAGTGCTACTGCGCGCCCGCGCGATCGAAAACCAGTGCTACGTGCTGGCCTCGGCGCAGGGCGGCACGCACACCAACGGCCGCCGCACCTTCGGCCACAGCATGCTGGTTGACCCTTGGGGCGAGGTCAAGGCGGTGCTGCGCGAAGGCGAGGGCGTCGTCAAGGGCGAGCTCGATGCGACCTTCCTGGCAAGCGTACGTGAAAGCCTGCCAGCCCTCAAACACCGCAAGCTCTAA
- the tldD gene encoding metalloprotease TldD has product MKPFEPNLSSLAVARDVLLTPFGLDEGKLLSALGSMFTHKVDYADLYFQFTKSEGWSLEEGIVKTGSFSIDQGVGVRAVSGDRTAFSYSDDISEAALLDAAAATRTIARAGSGKIKIATAARPTGGRSLYLPHDPLASLDATEKVRLLERVEKMARAKDPRVVQVMAGLAGEYDVVLVVRSDGVLAADIRPLVRVSVTVIAEHNGRREVGSAGGGGRYDYGYFSDELLDQYATEAVKSACVNLDARPAPAGPMTIVLGPGWPGVLLHEAVGHGLEGDFNRKGSSAYAGRIGERVAAKGVTVVDDGTLQDRRGSLNMDDEGNPTQCTTLIEDGILKGYIQDTMNARLMKMPVTGNARRESFAHLPMPRMTNTYMLAGDKDPEEILASVKNGLYAVNFGGGQVDITNGKFVFSASEAYMIENGKITYPVKGATLIGNGPEVMNNISMIGNDMRLDSGVGVCGKEGQSVPVGVGQPTLRIDGVTVGGTG; this is encoded by the coding sequence ATGAAACCATTCGAACCGAACCTTTCCTCCCTGGCGGTTGCGCGCGATGTGCTGCTGACGCCATTCGGCCTCGACGAGGGCAAGCTGCTCAGTGCGTTGGGGTCGATGTTTACGCACAAGGTCGACTATGCCGACCTGTATTTCCAGTTCACCAAGAGCGAGGGCTGGAGCCTGGAAGAAGGCATCGTCAAGACCGGCAGCTTCTCGATCGACCAGGGCGTCGGCGTGCGCGCCGTGTCGGGTGATCGCACTGCCTTTTCGTATTCCGACGATATTTCGGAAGCGGCGCTGCTCGATGCTGCAGCGGCAACCCGTACGATTGCGCGCGCCGGGTCCGGCAAGATCAAGATCGCCACGGCGGCGCGCCCGACCGGCGGCCGCTCGCTTTACCTGCCGCACGATCCGCTCGCTTCGCTCGACGCCACCGAAAAAGTACGCTTGCTCGAGCGCGTCGAGAAAATGGCGCGTGCCAAGGATCCGCGCGTGGTGCAGGTGATGGCCGGCCTGGCCGGCGAGTACGACGTGGTGCTGGTGGTGCGTAGCGACGGTGTGCTGGCGGCCGATATCCGTCCGCTGGTGCGCGTCTCGGTCACCGTGATCGCCGAACACAACGGCCGGCGCGAAGTCGGTTCGGCCGGCGGCGGCGGGCGTTACGACTACGGCTATTTCAGCGACGAACTGCTCGACCAGTATGCGACCGAAGCGGTCAAATCGGCCTGCGTCAACCTGGACGCGCGTCCGGCACCGGCCGGTCCGATGACCATCGTGCTCGGACCGGGCTGGCCCGGGGTGCTGCTGCACGAGGCGGTGGGCCACGGCCTCGAGGGCGACTTCAACCGCAAGGGTTCGTCGGCCTACGCCGGCCGCATCGGCGAACGTGTCGCCGCCAAGGGCGTCACCGTGGTCGACGACGGCACCTTGCAGGATCGCCGCGGTTCGCTCAACATGGACGACGAAGGCAACCCGACCCAGTGCACCACGCTGATCGAGGACGGCATCCTGAAAGGCTATATCCAGGACACGATGAACGCGCGCCTGATGAAGATGCCGGTCACCGGCAATGCGCGCCGCGAATCGTTCGCCCACCTGCCGATGCCGCGCATGACCAATACCTATATGCTTGCTGGCGACAAGGATCCGGAAGAAATCCTGGCTTCGGTGAAAAACGGCCTGTATGCGGTCAATTTCGGCGGCGGGCAGGTTGACATCACCAATGGCAAATTCGTGTTCTCGGCCAGCGAAGCCTACATGATCGAAAATGGCAAGATCACCTACCCGGTCAAGGGTGCGACCCTGATCGGCAATGGTCCTGAGGTGATGAACAATATTTCGATGATCGGCAACGACATGCGCCTGGATTCGGGTGTGGGCGTGTGTGGCAAGGAAGGCCAGAGCGTGCCGGTCGGCGTCGGGCAGCCGACACTGCGCATCGATGGCGTGACGGTGGGTGGCACGGGCTGA
- the aroG gene encoding 3-deoxy-7-phosphoheptulonate synthase AroG encodes MPRTDDLRIREMKELTPPSHLIREFPVTPAAEQTAASARVALHRILHGQDDRVMVVVGPCSIHDHQAALEYARLLAPLRQRLAGELEIVMRVYFEKPRTTVGWKGMINDPYMDNSFRINDGLRMARELLRGINELGLPAGTEFLDVISPQYIADLISWGAIGARTTESQVHRELASGLSCPVGFKNGTDGNIKIAADAIKAASQPHHFLSVTKGGHSAIVSTAGNEDCHIILRGGKAPNYDAASVEQACVQLAANGLASRLMIDASHANSSKDPQNQVPVCADIAAQIAQGDDRIVGVMIESHLVAGRQDLVPGRELVYGQSVTDGCIDWQTTIGVLDGLAAAVVQRRLRRE; translated from the coding sequence ATGCCCCGCACCGACGACCTACGCATCCGCGAAATGAAGGAACTGACGCCGCCCTCGCACCTGATCCGCGAGTTTCCGGTCACGCCGGCGGCCGAGCAGACCGCGGCCAGCGCGCGCGTGGCGCTGCACCGCATCCTGCACGGCCAGGACGACCGCGTGATGGTGGTGGTCGGTCCCTGTTCGATCCACGACCACCAGGCCGCGCTCGAGTATGCGCGGCTGCTGGCGCCGCTGCGCCAGCGCCTGGCTGGCGAGCTCGAGATCGTGATGCGGGTGTATTTCGAGAAGCCGCGCACCACGGTGGGCTGGAAGGGCATGATCAACGACCCGTACATGGACAACAGCTTCCGCATCAACGACGGTTTGCGCATGGCGCGCGAGCTGCTGCGCGGCATCAACGAGCTGGGCCTGCCCGCCGGCACCGAATTTCTCGACGTGATCAGCCCGCAGTACATCGCCGACCTGATCAGCTGGGGCGCGATCGGCGCCCGCACCACCGAATCCCAGGTGCACCGCGAGCTGGCCTCGGGGCTGTCCTGTCCGGTCGGCTTCAAGAACGGCACGGACGGCAACATCAAGATCGCGGCCGACGCCATCAAGGCGGCCTCGCAGCCACACCATTTCTTGTCTGTTACCAAAGGAGGGCATTCGGCAATCGTCTCAACCGCCGGCAACGAAGACTGCCATATTATTTTGCGCGGCGGCAAGGCGCCCAACTATGACGCGGCCAGTGTCGAGCAAGCCTGCGTGCAGTTGGCCGCCAACGGCCTGGCCAGTCGCCTGATGATCGACGCTTCGCACGCCAACAGCAGCAAGGACCCGCAAAACCAGGTACCGGTGTGCGCCGACATCGCGGCCCAGATCGCGCAAGGCGACGACCGCATCGTTGGGGTGATGATCGAATCGCACCTGGTGGCGGGGCGCCAGGACCTGGTGCCGGGCAGGGAGCTGGTGTACGGCCAGTCGGTGACCGATGGCTGCATCGACTGGCAGACCACGATCGGCGTGCTCGACGGCCTGGCGGCGGCGGTCGTGCAGCGGCGCCTGCGGCGCGAATAA